Genomic DNA from Pseudomonas fitomaticsae:
CTTGAAGGCTTCACGCCTGCATCGAAGACAACGCGAAGCGTATCCAGCCACGCCGGCGCAATTGCCTGGCGCAGCAGCACGTAGCCGTTTCGGTGGAGTTGCTCGCGGTCAGCCACAGACACCCTCGGTTTTGTTGGTTACCGCAGAGCGTAGACAAAAGCCTCAACGACGGCGCCACCGTCCAATTAGTTCTGCACCGACCGGCTCAGAAACCCGTCGATCAACGCCACCACCTGTTGCTGGATCACCTCCCGCGAACGCGCGTCGCCGTCCGCGCAAATGATGCCGTCGCCTGGCGAATCTTCTTCGAGCAGCGCCACGGCGCCGGGCTTGCACAACGACATGAAGCTGAAATGGCTGGCGTTGCTGATCTCGACATACTGCGATGTAGCCGAAGGCAGGCGCGTGGCGAGTTTTTGATGGGCTGCGCAATCCTGGGCAAAACGCTCGGGGTCGAAGCGTGTGCCGGCGATTTCCAGGGCGGTCCAGCCGCCCAGCGAATGGCCGGCGACTTCAATTCGGCCCTTCGAGACTGCGCCAAATTGCTCCGGCTGAGCGGTGACCGCATCGATGACGCGGCTGATGTCGACAGGTCGCTGCCACAACCGTGCAGCTGCTTTCGGACTGCGGTCATGAGTCGTGGTGCCGGGGTGATTGACCGCCGCGACGATGTAGCCCTGGCGGGCCAGCGCACTGGCGAGCCACGCCTGATTGCTCCAGTTGCCCCTGAACCCGTGGGACAACACCAGCAACGGATGATCACCCGCCGTTGGCGGCGCCTCTCGCACCGCCGAAGTCCCGACGAACACCGCGTCGTCGGCAATCAATTGTGCGGGAGCGGTGGTCTTGGCGGGATACCAGACGACCATGTCCAGCGGGCGTTCGTTGCGTTCGTCCGCCAGTGTGGCGGAGCGGAAACCGATGGGGTTTTCGTCAGCGTTTGCGCTGGCTGAAAGGCAGATCAGAAGCAGGATGCGGAAAGTGTTTTTCATTGTTTTTATCTTCCTTGATCAAATCGGGCAAACAGGACGTTCGCCCAGACGTTCTACCAGTCTTAAGGCTGTCTCTCCATACCTGTAAAAAACTGACTAGAATCCACAGACACCCATTGATTCAAGGAACGACCGATGTCCGGTTTACGCACATTGATTGCGACCACGACCTGTATTGCGCTGCTGGGCAGTTCGGTGACAGCGCTGGCCGATCCTGGCAACGGAAAGGGACAGGGCAAAGGCAATCCGCATAACAGCCAGGATCATGGCAATCAGGGGAAAAAAGGCGGGGGCGGCTACCAAGGGCATGGCCCGAGCATCGACCACGCCGGGGTAATCGGGATTGTGGATGGGTATCGCGGCTACTGGACC
This window encodes:
- a CDS encoding alpha/beta hydrolase family protein, whose protein sequence is MKNTFRILLLICLSASANADENPIGFRSATLADERNERPLDMVVWYPAKTTAPAQLIADDAVFVGTSAVREAPPTAGDHPLLVLSHGFRGNWSNQAWLASALARQGYIVAAVNHPGTTTHDRSPKAAARLWQRPVDISRVIDAVTAQPEQFGAVSKGRIEVAGHSLGGWTALEIAGTRFDPERFAQDCAAHQKLATRLPSATSQYVEISNASHFSFMSLCKPGAVALLEEDSPGDGIICADGDARSREVIQQQVVALIDGFLSRSVQN
- a CDS encoding anti-virulence regulator CigR family protein, with amino-acid sequence MSGLRTLIATTTCIALLGSSVTALADPGNGKGQGKGNPHNSQDHGNQGKKGGGGYQGHGPSIDHAGVIGIVDGYRGYWTPGPALPPGIQKNLARGKPLPPGIAKKLDGRLVGRLPHYDGYEWQQVGTDLILVALATGLIYEVLNGAFD